The Spirosoma oryzicola region TCCAGGAAGATCTGTCCGTCCGTAATCGAAATTACGTTGGTTGGGATATAGGCAGATACGTCACCGGCCTGGGTTTCGATGATTGGAAGTGCCGTCAACGAACCACCACCTTTCACCTTGTCTTTCAACGAAGGTGGCAGGTCGTTCATGTTTTTGGCAATCTCGTCGTTACCGTTGATTTTAGCCGCCCGCTCTAATAACCGGCTGTGCAGATAGAATACGTCTCCTGGATACGCTTCACGTCCTGGTGGGCGACGCAGCAGCAGCGATACTTCACGGTAAGCAACCGCCTGTTTCGACAGATCGTCATAAACAACAAGCGCTGGACGGCCTGTGTCGCGGAAGTATTCACCAATAGCTGCACCCGTAAACGGCGCAAAGAATTGCATTGGCGAAGGATCCGACGCGTTAGCCGACACGATAACCGTGTAGTCCATAGCGCCTGCTTTCCGTAGGGTGGCTTCTACCTGCTTTACGGTCGAGGCTTTCTGACCGCAGGCAACGTAGATGCAGTATACGGGCTGACCTCTGTCGTAAAATTCTTTTTGGTTAATGATGGTATCGATGGCCACAGCGGTTTTACCCGTCTGACGGTCGCCGATGATCAACTCGCGCTGACCCCGTCCGATGGGGATCATGGCGTCGATTGCTTTGATACCTGTTTGCAGCGGTTCGTTTACCGGCTGGCGGAAGATAACGCCTGGTGCTTTCCGCTCCATCGGCATTTGGAATAGCTCGCCCTGAATAGGACCCATGCCGTCAATAGGCTGGCCGAGCGTGTTAACAACACGACCGAGGATACCATCGCCAACGCTTACGTAAGCAATCTGATCAGTGCGCTTAACCGTGTCGCCTTCTTTGACTTCCGAATAGTCGCCGAGTAATACGGCTCCAACGTTGTCTTCTTCGAGGTTCAGGGCCATCGCCTGAAGCCCGTTGTTGAACGACAGCAATTCGCCGGCCTGCACTTTCGAGAGGCCGTAGATACGCGCTACGCCGTCACCGATTTGCAGCACCGTACCGACTTCTTCGAGTTCAGCCTCGGTTTGTGTACCGGCTAGCTGCTGGCGCAGGATGGCTGATATCTCGTCGGGTCTTACGGATTCCATATAAGTAGGATGAAATTTATAGATCGATTTTCGGCCGCAAAGGTATGATTAAAATTTAATAAAATTATGAATAATTCAATAATCATTCGCTGAACCTTAGACTTTTCCGGCGGACGCCTATTTATTAGAAGGACCATTAAGCGAAGAATTAAGCCGTTCGTCCAAATTTGGAGTATTTTAAGAAGGTAAGCGTAGCGAAAGCAGTTTGTATGCGTTACTTTTAATGGGTAAGCAGAATAGTCTTTCTGGAAAGGTTTATCGCCACTGTTTATGGAGCGGTAAAGTAAAATTTCATCGAAACCGTTATTCTCCAAACTTTTCTAGTATCTGTTCACGTTTTATCAGTAATCAGTTTAGTGTATATCACTCCCTTTTAAGTTCGCATGAAGTTCAACCAATGGATGCTGGCCGGTGTTGCGTCGGCTGTTTTTGTCGCCAGCGCTGCGACGGCCCAAGTTAAAAAACCAGCTGTTAAAAGACCCGCCACAGGTGTCAAACCTG contains the following coding sequences:
- the atpA gene encoding F0F1 ATP synthase subunit alpha — protein: MESVRPDEISAILRQQLAGTQTEAELEEVGTVLQIGDGVARIYGLSKVQAGELLSFNNGLQAMALNLEEDNVGAVLLGDYSEVKEGDTVKRTDQIAYVSVGDGILGRVVNTLGQPIDGMGPIQGELFQMPMERKAPGVIFRQPVNEPLQTGIKAIDAMIPIGRGQRELIIGDRQTGKTAVAIDTIINQKEFYDRGQPVYCIYVACGQKASTVKQVEATLRKAGAMDYTVIVSANASDPSPMQFFAPFTGAAIGEYFRDTGRPALVVYDDLSKQAVAYREVSLLLRRPPGREAYPGDVFYLHSRLLERAAKINGNDEIAKNMNDLPPSLKDKVKGGGSLTALPIIETQAGDVSAYIPTNVISITDGQIFLESNLFNSGIRPAINVGISVSRVGGNAQIKSMKKVAGTLKLDQAQFRELEAFAKFGSDLDASTKLTIERGRRNQEMLKQAQYAPVPVDQQVAIIYASTNGLLDKVPVNKVKAFESEFAMVLSAQYPNILADLRAGKLTDEATATLKKVAADLSAQY